A region of the Sphingobium yanoikuyae genome:
TTGCCTCGGCCTGCCCCTCGCCATCCGTCTCGATCAGCGCGGCGTCGATCCCGTCGCGCGAGGTGCCGGACATCAGACCGATTGCCAACATGATCGAAAACTCCGCCTCTTTTCCACTTGCTGCCCCAATGCTACAGGCGCGCGTCATGAGCAACTATCAGTCCGATCTCCTCCGCCTGCTCGAAGCACGCGGCTACATCCACCAGCTGACCGACGCGGAAGGGCTTGATGCCATGGCCGCCAAACAGGTGGTGCCGGGCTATATCGGCTTCGACCCGACCGCGCCGTCGCTCCATGTCGGCCACCTCGTGTCGATCATGATGCTGCGCCAGCTGCAAAAGGCGGGTCACAAGCCGATCGTCCTGATGGGCGGCGGCACCGGCAAGATCGGAGATCCCAGCTTCAAGGATGAAGCGCGCAAGCTGCTGACCGTCGACCTGATTCAGGAGAATGTCGCCAGCATCAAGCGCGTGTTCGAACGCTTCCTGACCTTCGGCGATGGCCCGACCGACGCGATCATGGTCGACAATGCCGACTGGCTCGACAAGCTCGAATATATCCCGTTCCTGCGCGACATCGGCCAGCATTTCTCGGTCAACCGGATGCTGAGCTTCGACAGCGTCAAGCTGCGCCTCGACCGGGAGCAGTCGCTCAGCTTCCTCGAATTCAACTACATGATCCTCCAGGCCTATGACTTCCTGGAACTGTCGCGCCGCAGCAATTGCCGCCTGCAGATGGGTGGATCGGACCAGTGGGGCAATATCGTCAACGGCGTCGAACTGGCCCGCCGCGTCGATGGCACGCAGGTGTTCGGCCTCACCACGCCGCTGCTGACCAATGCCGACGGCACCAAGATGGGCAAGACCGTGGGCGGCGCCGTCTGGCTGAACCAGGATCAGTTGTCCGACTATGATTATTGGCAGTTCTGGCGCAACACCGCCGACGCCGATGTGTTCAACCGGCTGCGCCTGTTCACCGACCTGCCGATGGACGAGGTCAATCGCCTCGCCGCGCTCCAGGGCGCGGAGATCAACGAGGCCAAGAAGATCCTGGCGAACGAGGCGACCGCACTCTGCCGTGGCGTCGAAGCCGCCGCTCTGGCCGCCGAAACTGCGCGCAAGACCTTCGAGGAAGGTGCGTCGGACGCCAACCTGCCGACCGTCGCGCTGGGCACCGAAGGCCTGACCGTGGTCCAGGCCACCACCGGCCTTGGCTTTGCGACCTCCAACAAGGAAGTCCGCCGCAAGCTGGCCGAGGGGGCGATCAAGGTGAATGGTGAAGTCGTCACCGACCCGGCCATCACGCTCAAGGCCGGCGACAAGCTGAGCTTCGGCGCCAAGAAGCACGGCCTGGTCACCGCCTGAGGACAAACAGGGTTTCAGCCCAGTTAACGCTACCAGGTAGGAAAGCCTCCACTTTCCGCCCGCTAGGCTGAAACCCATGTCCTCCTCGGTTTTCGCCAATCTTGGCCATGTCATGCGGTCGCGCGACCCGTCCGTCGATCAGCGACGGGTGGCGCGCGACCTCGTCGACATGGTCAGCCATATCACAGCGGACGGCCGCACCCATGGCGTGCGGATCATCAACATCTCGCCGCTCGGCCTGATGTGCCGCACGGAAGAGTTGCTCACGCTGAGCGGTCGGGTGCTGATCTGGCTGCCGGTGCTCAAGGATCGGCGCGCCCTCGTCCGCTGGAGCGAGGAAGGCCGGATCGGCCTCGAATTTGTCGAGCCGATCCCGACCGCGGGCTATGACGCCATGATGGCGCTCATCCCGCCACGCCGGACCGCCTGGTAAAGGCCTCGTCCCTCTCCAGCGTCTGACGCCCGCGCACCAGCGCCTCGGGCATGTCGGTCCGCAGGAAGGTCAGCATCGCCTCCCGCACCTCGCAGCGCAGATCGAACGCGATCCCGGCATTGCGCGCCGACAGCAGCCCGCGCAGTTCCAGCGCATCGGCGCGATGGTCGGTCACCTGCAGGATCGCCACCCGCCCATCCCAGCGCCCATTCGCCTTCACCGCCTCGACGAAGCGCGCGCGGATTCGCTCGATATCGGCGGTCGGATCGACATAGAGGAAGACGGTGCCCAGCAGGTCCGATGTCTTCGTGGTCCAGTTCTGGAACGGCTTCTCCAGGAAATAGGATACCGGCACCACCATGCGCCGGTCGTCCCAGATGCGCACGATCACATAGGTCAGCCTGATCTCCTCGATCCGCCCCCATTCCCCTTCGATGATGACGACATCGTCCAGCCGGATCGGCTCGGAAAAGGCCATCTGGATGCCCGCGATCAGATTTTTGAGCGCCGGTTGCGCCGCCGCGCCCACCGCCAGCGCGGCGAGGCCTGCCGACGCCATCAGCGACACGCCAATCGTCCGCACGCCCGGAATGGCGATCAGCATCATCGCGATCACGAAGAAGCCGACGATGCACTGGCAGATGCGATAGAGGATGCTGATCTTGGTGCGCTGCCGCCGCGCCTTCAGATTATCCTCGACGCTGATGTCCGCGCGCGCCTCCAGCATCGCCTTGCCCGCCCGCATCGCGCGAAAGATCAACCAGCCGACCAGCAGCGCAAACACCATCCGCGCCCCGATCGACCAGATATCCTCGATCCGCGGCCCCATCTCGATCGACTTGAGCCCAGCCCCCAGCGCGAGCAGCACCACCAGCCAGCGCGTCGGCTGGAAGATGGCCGGCAACAACAAAGGCTCGATCCGCGCGCGCTTCACCAGCCGCAGCGCGATCCAGTAAAGCGCCCAATGGACGACGAAGGCGACGACCACCGACAGCGCGATCGAAAGCGCGGCCATCGGTGTGATATGGGTCAGGCTGATGTCGGTCATGCCAAGGGCAACGCGACCGCCCCACATTTTGTTTCGCAGGTGCAGCAAATTTACGCGGGAAGGCCGGGCACTTTTAGCCCTCTCCCGTCTTCACGGGAGAGGGTTGGGTGAGGGTCTTTCTTCCTTTATGATGCGATGAATGTTCCCGGTCCCCGCCAGATCAGTCCCCACGCAGCACGTCTAAGGCGCGACATGACCGATGCCGAGCGCATGCTATGGAGCATTTTGCGCAACCGCCAGTTGGACGGATTCAAATTTCGTCGTCAGGCAACGATCGATCCATTCGTCGTCGATTTCCTGTGCGTGGAAGCCGCATTGGCCGTGGAGCTTGATGGCGGTCAGCATGATGAAGATCGCGATCGCCGTCGCGCTGCCTATCTGGAGGCGCGCGGCTTGCACATCCTCCGCTTCTGGAATCATGATGTAGTGGAAAATATCGAGGGCGTTGCAGACGCCATTCGATCAGCGCTTTCGAAAAAGAAGACCCTCACCCAACCCTCTCCCGCGAAAGCGAGAGAGGGCTAAGACGACAAGCCCCCTCACCCCCCGCGCAGCAACCCCACTGCCGCATCCTTCTCGAACAGATAGAGGCAGGTGCGTGCCGCCTGCCCCCGTTCGCTATCCAGCCCGCCGTCGCGGTCGATCAGCAGATGGGCATCGTCGCGCGCCGCGTCCACCAATGCCGCCACATGTTCGGGTGTCGCGATCTTCAGTTCCGCCTCGCCCGACTGGCGCGTGCCCAGCACCTCGCCCGCACCGCGCAGCTTCAAATCCTCCTCGGCGATCCGGAAGCCGTCATTGGTCTCGCGCATCAGCGCCAGCCGCGCCCGCGACGTCTCGCCCAGCGCATTGCCGCGCAGCAACAGGCAGACCGACGACTTGTCGCCCCGCCCAACCCGCCCGCGCAGCTGGTGCAATTGCGCCAGGCCAAAGCGCTCCGCCCCCTCGATCACGATCAGGCTGGAATTGGGCACGTCGACGCCGACCTCAATCACCGTGGTCGCCACCAATATCTGGGTGCGGTTGGCGGCAAAAGCCTCCATCGCCGCATCCTTGTCCGGCCCCTTCATCTTGCCATGGACCAGCCCCACCCGGTCGCCAAAGCGCTGGCGCAGCTTCTCGGCGCGCATCTCGGCCGCCGCCTGGTCACTTGTCTCGCTCTCCTCGACCAGCGGGCACACCCAATAGGCCTGTCCACCGCCCTCGACATGGCGGGCCAGCCCCTCGACCACCTCGTCCAGCCGGTTGGCGGACATCACCAAAGTCTGGATCGGCTGGCGGCCCGGCGGCATCTCGTCCAGCCGCGACACGTCCATCTCGCCATAATAGGTCAGGGTCAGCGTGCGCGGGATCGGCGTGGCCGTCATCACCAGCAGATGCGGGGATCGCTCGGCCTTGCTCGCCAGCATCATCCGCTGCGCCACACCGAACCGATGCTGCTCGTCGATCACGGCCAGGCCCAGCGCCTTATACTGCACCTTATCCTGAAAGATCGCGTGGGTGCCGACCAATATATGGATGCTGCCATCGGCCAGCCCCATCAGCGTCGCCTCGCGCACCTTGCCCTTTTCACGGCCCGTCAGGATCGCGATCTCGATCGGCAGACCCGATGCCATCTTGCGCAGCGTCTCATAATGTTGCCGCGCCAATATTTCGGTCGGCGCCAGCATTGCCCCCTGCATCCCGGCCTCGACCGCGTTCAGCAGCGCCATCAGCGCCACCAGCGTCTTGCCCGATCCGACATCGCCCTGCAGCAGCCGCAACATCGGCGTCGCCTGCGCCATGTCGCCCTCAATCTCGCCGATAGCGCGGCGCTGGGCACCGGTCGGGGCGAAAGGCAGCTTCAGCATCGCGCGCAGCCGTCCGTCGCCGCTGATCGGCACGCCGCGCCGCCGCCGCGACGATTGCCGCACCAGCATCAGCGCGAGTTGCCCGGCGAAAATCTCGTCATAGGCCAGCCGCTCGCGCGCCTGTGCGTCGGTCGGGTCGGCATGGAAGCGTTCCAGTGCCGCGCGCCAGGCCGGCCAGCCCTTGCTCGCCAGCAGGCTCGGCTCGATCCATTCGGGCAGTTCGGGCGCACGCGCCAGCGCCTGCCCCACCAGGTCGCGCATCCGGTTGTTGGTCAACCCTTCCGACAGGCCATAGACGCTTTCGCGCGCCGGCACGGTGTCGGCCTCCTCGGGCGGCAGCACATAGTCGGGATGGACCATCTGCAGATTGTCGCCATAGGCTTCCAGCTTGCCCGACACGAATTTCGCTTCGTTGAGCGGCAACAGCTTGCGCGGCCAGGCGCTGTTGCGGCCGAAATAGACGAGGGAGACGGCATTGCCATGGGCGTCCACCGCCTGCACCCGGAACGGCGCGCGCGCATTGCCGCTGGCGCGATAATCGACCGGGGTCAGCATGATGCCGATCACCTTGCCGGCGTCGGCCATGTCCAGTTCGTCGATCAGCTTCCGGTCGACATAATTGACCGGCAGGTGGAAGGCGACATCGACCGCCCGCGCCAGCCCCAGCCGTTCGAGCGGACGGGCCAGCGCCGGGCCAATGCCCTTGAGCGCGGAGATTTCGGCAAAGAGCGGATTGAGAATATCGGGTCGCATGGCTATCTGAGGCTTCTCTAACGCAGCCGGGACGGTCATTCAAATATCCGATCGGCTGTTTCGGCACGTCCGTTAAAGGAACAAATTGTGAACGACAACCCGCTGATGCGTCGCCTGAAATTCCGCGCCTGGCACCGGGGCACGCGCGAGGCGGATTACACGGTCGGCGGCTTCTTCGAACGCTATCATGCGAGCTGGAACGACGAGCAGATCGCCTGGTTCGAGCGCTTCATGGACGAGCAGGATGCCGACATCATCGGCTGGGCGCTCGGCACCATCCCCGTGCCGGACGAATGGAAGGGCCCGATGATGGACCAGTTCCTGAAGCTCGATTTCGTCAAGATCGAGAACTGAAGCCATCCTCCCCTGGCAGGGGAGGTGGCTGGCCGCAGGCCAGACGGAGGGGTGTCAACCTCTCGAGAGCGTAACACCCCTCCACCGGCTTCGCCGGTCCCCCTCCCCCCAAGGGGGAGGAAGGAAGTAGAAACATGACCGATCTCCAGAAAATCCTGAAGGCGAAGGCGCCGCTCACCTTGTCCGGCGTGCCGGCCGGCTTCCAGCCCTGGCTGCTGGCGGACATCGCCCGCGCCGCCCATGGTTCGGATGCGCCCCGCGCCGTCTTCGTCGCCTCCGACGAGCAACTGATGCGCGCGGTCGCCGACACCGCCCATTATTTCGCGCCAGAGATCGAGCTCATCGAAATCCCTGCCTGGGACTGCCTGCCCTATGACCGGGCCAGCCCCTCGCTCCGCACCGCGTCGGCGCGCCTCGCCGGCCTTCATGCGCTTCAGGCAAAACCAAAGGGACCGCAACTGGTCCTCACTACCCTCAACGCCCTGACCCAGCGCACCCTTACCCCGTTCCGCGTCCGCCAGTTGGTCGCGCGCCTTGCCCCCAAGGAGCGGATCGCGATCACGCGCCTTGCCGACATGCTGCAATCCAACGGCTATGTCCGCACCGACACCGTCCATGATCGCGGCGAGTTCGCCATTCGCGGCGGCATCGTCGACCTGTTCCCCGGCGGCGAGGACCAGCCGCTGCGGCTCGACTTCTTCGGCGACGAGATCGAGACGGTGCGCCGCTTCGATCCCACCGACCAGCGCACCACCGGCAGCATCGACGGCTTCACCCTGCTTCCCGCATCCGAGGCGCTGCTGGACGAAGACACGATCAAGCGCTTCCGCGGCCGCTATCGCGAAACCTTCGGCGCGACCGCGACCGGCGACCCGCTCTATCAGGCGGTGAGCGAGGGCCGGCGCCTCGCCGGCATGGAACATTGGCTGCCTTTGTTCGAGGAAAAGCTGGTTCCGCTGACCGAGCATCTGGGCGACGACGCGATCATCGTCCGCGACCATGGCGTGGTCGGCGCGGCCGACGCCCGGTTCGAGGCGATCCGCGACTATCATGGCAACCGCATCGCCGCGAAATCGGCCGATCCCGGCGCCTATCGCCCGCTGAAGCCCGAAACCCTCTATCTCGACGCCGCCGAGTGGGATGCCGCCGCCGCCAGCTGGCCGATGCACGCCACCACCCCCTTCCACGAGCCCGAAAGCGCCACCGTCCTCGACTTCGCCGTCGATGGCCCGCGCGACTTCGCGCCCGAACGCGCGCAGAACGTCAATGTCTATGAGGCGGTCGGCAAGCATATCGACGCCCTGCGCCGCACGAAGAAGAAGGTGGTGATCGCCAGCTATTCGGCCGGCGCGCGCGAGCGCCTGTCGGGCCTGCTCGCCGATCATGGCGTCGCCCGTCTCGCCACCGCCGACAGCTGGCAGGAGGCGCTCGGCACCGCCGCGGGCGGCAGCGCCGTCCTCACCGTGCTCGGCCTCGACCATGGCTTCACCGCGCCCGACGTCGCCGTCCTCACCGAACAGGATATGCTGGGCGACCGCCTCGTCCGCCGCGCCAAGCGCAAGAAGAGCGCCGACGCCTTCCTCGCCGAACTCGCCACCCTCTCGCCCGGCGACCTCGTCGTCCATATGGACCATGGTATCGGCCGCTATGAGGGGCTGACGCAGATCCCGGTCAGCAAGACCGCGCATGACTGCGTCGCGCTCTCCTATGCCGGCGGCGACAAGCTCTATGTGCCGGTCGAAAATCTCGAAGTCCTCTCGCGCTACGGCTCCGACAGCGAGGGCGTGAACCTCGACAAGCTGGGCGGCGAGGCTTGGCAGCGGCGCAAGGCGCGGATGAAGGAGCGGATCCGCGAGATTGCGGGCGAACTGCTCAAGACCGCCGCCGAACGCGCCCTGCGCCCGGCCGAAATCGCCGAGCCGGACGCCGCCGGCTATCCCGCCTTCGTCGACCGCTTCCCCTATCAGGAAACCGACGATCAGGACCGCGCAATCGGCGACGTGATCGAGGATCTCGGCGCCGGCCGTCCGATGGACCGTCTGGTCTGCGGCGATGTCGGCTTCGGCAAGACCGAGGTCGCGCTACGCGCCGCCTTCGTCGCCGCCATGGCCGGCATGCAGGTGGTGGTGATCTGCCCCACCACCCTGCTCGCGCGCCAGCATCACATGAATTTCGTCGAGCGCTTCCGCGGTTTCCCGCTGGAAATCGCCCGCCTCTCCCGCCTCGTCCCCGACAAGGAGGCGAAGGCGACCAAGGCGGGCCTGGCCGACGGCACGATCGACATTGTCGTCGGCACCCACGCCCTGCTCGCCAAGGGGCTGGAGTTCAAGCGCCTCGGCCTCGTCATCGTCGACGAGGAACAGCGCTTCGGCGTCACCCACAAGGAACGGCTGAAGTCCCTGAAAACCGACGTCCATGTCCTGACCCTCACCGCCACGCCCATCCCCCGCACCTTGCAGATGGCGATGTCGGGCCTGCGCGAACTCTCGGTCATCCAGACCCCGCCGGTCGATCGCCTGGCGGTACGCACCTACATCATGCCCTGGGACGGCGTCGTCATCCGCGAGGCGCTGCTGCGCGAACATTATCGCGGCGGCCAGAGCTTCTTCGTCGTGCCGCGCATCTCGGACCTCACAGAGGTCGAGGAATTTCTGCGGACCGAAGTGCCCGAGGTAAAGCCGATCGTCGCCCATGGCCAGATG
Encoded here:
- the tyrS gene encoding tyrosine--tRNA ligase; its protein translation is MSNYQSDLLRLLEARGYIHQLTDAEGLDAMAAKQVVPGYIGFDPTAPSLHVGHLVSIMMLRQLQKAGHKPIVLMGGGTGKIGDPSFKDEARKLLTVDLIQENVASIKRVFERFLTFGDGPTDAIMVDNADWLDKLEYIPFLRDIGQHFSVNRMLSFDSVKLRLDREQSLSFLEFNYMILQAYDFLELSRRSNCRLQMGGSDQWGNIVNGVELARRVDGTQVFGLTTPLLTNADGTKMGKTVGGAVWLNQDQLSDYDYWQFWRNTADADVFNRLRLFTDLPMDEVNRLAALQGAEINEAKKILANEATALCRGVEAAALAAETARKTFEEGASDANLPTVALGTEGLTVVQATTGLGFATSNKEVRRKLAEGAIKVNGEVVTDPAITLKAGDKLSFGAKKHGLVTA
- a CDS encoding PilZ domain-containing protein, with the protein product MSSSVFANLGHVMRSRDPSVDQRRVARDLVDMVSHITADGRTHGVRIINISPLGLMCRTEELLTLSGRVLIWLPVLKDRRALVRWSEEGRIGLEFVEPIPTAGYDAMMALIPPRRTAW
- a CDS encoding mechanosensitive ion channel family protein, which gives rise to MTDISLTHITPMAALSIALSVVVAFVVHWALYWIALRLVKRARIEPLLLPAIFQPTRWLVVLLALGAGLKSIEMGPRIEDIWSIGARMVFALLVGWLIFRAMRAGKAMLEARADISVEDNLKARRQRTKISILYRICQCIVGFFVIAMMLIAIPGVRTIGVSLMASAGLAALAVGAAAQPALKNLIAGIQMAFSEPIRLDDVVIIEGEWGRIEEIRLTYVIVRIWDDRRMVVPVSYFLEKPFQNWTTKTSDLLGTVFLYVDPTADIERIRARFVEAVKANGRWDGRVAILQVTDHRADALELRGLLSARNAGIAFDLRCEVREAMLTFLRTDMPEALVRGRQTLERDEAFTRRSGVAG
- a CDS encoding endonuclease domain-containing protein yields the protein MNVPGPRQISPHAARLRRDMTDAERMLWSILRNRQLDGFKFRRQATIDPFVVDFLCVEAALAVELDGGQHDEDRDRRRAAYLEARGLHILRFWNHDVVENIEGVADAIRSALSKKKTLTQPSPAKAREG
- the recG gene encoding ATP-dependent DNA helicase RecG, whose product is MRPDILNPLFAEISALKGIGPALARPLERLGLARAVDVAFHLPVNYVDRKLIDELDMADAGKVIGIMLTPVDYRASGNARAPFRVQAVDAHGNAVSLVYFGRNSAWPRKLLPLNEAKFVSGKLEAYGDNLQMVHPDYVLPPEEADTVPARESVYGLSEGLTNNRMRDLVGQALARAPELPEWIEPSLLASKGWPAWRAALERFHADPTDAQARERLAYDEIFAGQLALMLVRQSSRRRRGVPISGDGRLRAMLKLPFAPTGAQRRAIGEIEGDMAQATPMLRLLQGDVGSGKTLVALMALLNAVEAGMQGAMLAPTEILARQHYETLRKMASGLPIEIAILTGREKGKVREATLMGLADGSIHILVGTHAIFQDKVQYKALGLAVIDEQHRFGVAQRMMLASKAERSPHLLVMTATPIPRTLTLTYYGEMDVSRLDEMPPGRQPIQTLVMSANRLDEVVEGLARHVEGGGQAYWVCPLVEESETSDQAAAEMRAEKLRQRFGDRVGLVHGKMKGPDKDAAMEAFAANRTQILVATTVIEVGVDVPNSSLIVIEGAERFGLAQLHQLRGRVGRGDKSSVCLLLRGNALGETSRARLALMRETNDGFRIAEEDLKLRGAGEVLGTRQSGEAELKIATPEHVAALVDAARDDAHLLIDRDGGLDSERGQAARTCLYLFEKDAAVGLLRGG
- a CDS encoding succinate dehydrogenase assembly factor 2, which gives rise to MNDNPLMRRLKFRAWHRGTREADYTVGGFFERYHASWNDEQIAWFERFMDEQDADIIGWALGTIPVPDEWKGPMMDQFLKLDFVKIEN
- the mfd gene encoding transcription-repair coupling factor, translated to MTDLQKILKAKAPLTLSGVPAGFQPWLLADIARAAHGSDAPRAVFVASDEQLMRAVADTAHYFAPEIELIEIPAWDCLPYDRASPSLRTASARLAGLHALQAKPKGPQLVLTTLNALTQRTLTPFRVRQLVARLAPKERIAITRLADMLQSNGYVRTDTVHDRGEFAIRGGIVDLFPGGEDQPLRLDFFGDEIETVRRFDPTDQRTTGSIDGFTLLPASEALLDEDTIKRFRGRYRETFGATATGDPLYQAVSEGRRLAGMEHWLPLFEEKLVPLTEHLGDDAIIVRDHGVVGAADARFEAIRDYHGNRIAAKSADPGAYRPLKPETLYLDAAEWDAAAASWPMHATTPFHEPESATVLDFAVDGPRDFAPERAQNVNVYEAVGKHIDALRRTKKKVVIASYSAGARERLSGLLADHGVARLATADSWQEALGTAAGGSAVLTVLGLDHGFTAPDVAVLTEQDMLGDRLVRRAKRKKSADAFLAELATLSPGDLVVHMDHGIGRYEGLTQIPVSKTAHDCVALSYAGGDKLYVPVENLEVLSRYGSDSEGVNLDKLGGEAWQRRKARMKERIREIAGELLKTAAERALRPAEIAEPDAAGYPAFVDRFPYQETDDQDRAIGDVIEDLGAGRPMDRLVCGDVGFGKTEVALRAAFVAAMAGMQVVVICPTTLLARQHHMNFVERFRGFPLEIARLSRLVPDKEAKATKAGLADGTIDIVVGTHALLAKGLEFKRLGLVIVDEEQRFGVTHKERLKSLKTDVHVLTLTATPIPRTLQMAMSGLRELSVIQTPPVDRLAVRTYIMPWDGVVIREALLREHYRGGQSFFVVPRISDLTEVEEFLRTEVPEVKPIVAHGQMSATDVEERMSAFYDKRYDVLLSTTIVESGLDIPSANTLIIHRADRFGLAQLYQLRGRVGRSKTRAYAYFTTPANRIITETAEKRLKVLSDLDTLGAGFQLASHDLDIRGAGNLVGDEQSGHIKEVGFELYQSMLEDAIMDAKAGGAGLEARRDSFSPQISVDAPIMIPEEFVPDLDLRMGLYRRINELEDRQGLEAFAAELIDRFGKLPAPTQNLLKIIEIKQNCLKANIAKIDVGPKGALVSFFEDRFPNPAGLVAYVQRLDGVARLRPDSKVVVTRAWPDPAARLNGALQLSKGLAKAAG